TGAGGAGCAGACAGAGTAGAACACAACTCTTAATACAATCCAGAGTGTAATACTACTGTTCTAACTTGCACATACACTCTCACATGTCTGCAAATTACTTGCTACTACCTcggtccgggtttattggtccacatcatattttgtgccaaattttgaccatagattaaactaacaaaatattCACGCAtatcaccaaacattatatttttgaaaattatgttcaaatacgaatccaatgagataatttttcttgacgtgcattaacattttattagttaaatctttagtcaaaatttggcacaaactacaaggggacctataaaccaggacggaggtagtagctgaGTAGAGGGAGCACTTGAACTGAAGCCACAACGATGAGGACTGCAGGGCATTGCCTTCCACTTAACTTGAATACAGAATCAGGCCCCTATCCACTTCCAAGTAAACTATGGTACCATCTTGCCATCTGTCGGTCCAATTTTTCCAATGTAAGTTGGTTTTGTATAATCGGTGTGAACGGCACGAGAAACAGAAAGAAAGAATACCTGTCATCGTAGTTCGTCCCATCATCCGAGGAATCCAATCTCTGGACACCTTGGTCTCTGTCACTGAAAAATGTTTTTTTTCTTCACTCAAATTAAGTGTGTCAAGAAAATACATGTTACCCGATAATGGCATTGATAGAGGTAACAGACATAAAACATACCTTCCTGATGAAGGGAGCTCCAATTTCTGTAAAACTTTCAAAATATACCTCCTTGGCAGGAAAGGAGTATGGTCAGTTCTTCCATCATAGAAGTTCATGCCAACAAAATTTCCATCCGCAAAATTAACAAGGGGGCCTCCAATCCCAGCCTAGTCCAAAATCACAAGCCAAGTTTAGACCTTTGTACCTCAAGCACATATATATAGGTCAATAAAGTAACAATTCATATGGATGCTGATGAAACTATTTATAGTGGGTACCAAGAATAAAAGCGGGCAATAGAAATCACCAGTGTATATACCTTCTTGATTTCACAAGTGGGCAGCCTGAGGTCTTTGCAGCGACGTGTTATAGGATCTCCACTCACTACCCCCATTGAGCCGCATAATAATCCCTCTTCAGGCTCACGACCTATAGCTACAACATTTTTAGGTTCAGGCTCTTCACGAGACATTTTTCTCCTCTACGCGGGAGGGAGGATGGTTGGATTTAAGAAAACGAGATTGTTACCGAGGGGTGTTGTGTACGCCGCGGAATCGGGGTTTTGATCCGCGACTTTTTGGGGTTTTATATCGTGGAGGGATGGGGGGGAAAGAGGGAGTCCTTCACGGGTAGGCCTTCAAATATCCAGACCGGGATCAAATCGTATACGACACACAGATAAATAAAGGAAGGAAAAAAGCCAGGGATCAGCCCCCGAAAGAAGAAGAAATCCAACCTAGCTTGCGTTTGGCCCCCGAGCGTGGCAGTGTCTTTGATCGCCGTTCCACGTACGTCCCGCCGCCATGGGCGAGCGCGAGCGCGCCCACGTGATCCGCGGCCGCCGCGGCAGCTCCATGCTGGATGATGACGATCTCCTCTGGGAGATCCTTCTCCGCCTTCCGCCGCAGCCGTCCTCCCTCCCACGTGCCTCCGCAGTCTGCAAGCAGTGGCGGCGCCTCACAACAGATCCAGTGTTCCTCCGCCGGTTCTGCGAGCATCACCGGGAGCCGCCCCTCCTTGGCGTCTTCGGGTACCACGAAGAACACTTCGTGTTCGCTCCTTCCCTGGACCTCCCCAACCCTACCCGTGCGCTTTGACCTTGTGAGCCATGTGCTCGGGTGCCGCCACGGCGGCGTCCTCATTAGGGACCATATACGGAAACAAGTCATTGTGTGTGACCCTAGTGGCGGAGCTTGACAAGAATCCATGGGGGGCCAAAGACACAAAAAAAATTAACCAACTGCAACAAACCAGAACTTGTAGCCTCCAGTCAAATTTATACTTATATTATCCATATTGGTTGTAAAATACATATATGATTAACAATATATATTTCATAAGAGAACTAACTACACCAAAATATACGACTTGTCTATATGGATATACCGCTCTATCCATATTGAAAGAGACGTTGATGGCCCTTTTTACCAGAAGCTTCACAGTGTTTCAGTTTTGGTTGCATAGGACCTAGCAACAAATATGATCTCTCATGCTATCTCTTTGATTTGGTGGGTATTGCAAAATTTGTGGTCGCAATGCAGGGTCTCGCTCGAAGAATTCCATACCTCGGAATACGACAGGAAGAGGAACTAAATTATTTGTTTGAGGCTCATCATCTTGATTTTCAAGTTGTTGTTCCAACTCAAGAAGCAGGGGTAAAGGTTGCGCTGGTGGAGGATATTCTGCAACTGCTTCTGTCCATTGTCTTTTGAACTATGATTGAATGTTGCCGCTGCTGCCCTTAACCATGGTCACTTGATCAGTCTAATCTCTGTTTGAGAACAACCGATAACAACAGAAC
This Triticum aestivum cultivar Chinese Spring unplaced genomic scaffold, IWGSC CS RefSeq v2.1 scaffold160694, whole genome shotgun sequence DNA region includes the following protein-coding sequences:
- the LOC123176618 gene encoding uncharacterized protein, with the translated sequence MSREEPEPKNVVAIGREPEEGLLCGSMGVVSGDPITRRCKDLRLPTCEIKKAGIGGPLVNFADGNFVGMNFYDGRTDHTPFLPRRYILKVLQKLELPSSGSDRDQGVQRLDSSDDGTNYDDRWQDGTIVYLEVDRGLILYSS